The Cydia fagiglandana chromosome 4, ilCydFagi1.1, whole genome shotgun sequence genome has a window encoding:
- the LOC134663805 gene encoding serotriflin-like: MNNCININDKLKVPSFLREKMALPTSFWCFLLVLLNTLVLLHSIQSWGYKPRFPSHKIPENALSPRRAIVRRKIVLYHNFFRTKVRPTASNMVLMSWHAEAARQAQEYADRCIFLKHNPIEEKIVSHLGACGQNIFAAAQKTPWFFAIKDWFLEYQNFTYGAPIKNLRTVGHYTQMVWATTHKLGCGVARCSGGPWGQFYNYVCHYCPGGNIEGIVQYPYRVGPPCGDCPDHCVSGLCTNMCMEKDHYSNCDELAGMKIPDLCTQGVCNATCACQGKIHKNYPFV, from the exons AATGGCCCTACCAACATCGTTTTGGTGTTTTCTTCTAGTCCTCCTCAACACATTGGTTCTATTGCATAGTATACAGTCATGGGGCTACAAAC CTCGTTTCCCATCTCACAAGATACCTGAAAATGCACTTAGCCCCCGACGAGCGATAGTGCGGCGAAAAATAGTACTGTACCATAATTTCTTTCGCACTAAAGTTCGCCCTACAGCTTCCAACATGGTATTAATG TCATGGCACGCAGAAGCGGCACGGCAAGCGCAAGAGTACGCGGACCGCTGCATTTTTCTGAAGCACAACCCTATTGAAGAAAAGATTGTGTCGCATCTGGGCGCTTGTGGTCAGAACATTTTCGCCGCAGCGCAGAAAACACCCTG gtTCTTCGCTATCAAAGACTGGTTTCTGGAGTACCAGAACTTCACGTACGGCGCGCCTATCAAAAACCTGCGTACAGTGGGCCACTACACCCAGATGGTTTGGGCTACCACCCACAAACTCGGCTGCGGGGTCGCGCGCTGCAGCGGAGGGCCGTGGGGACAGTTCTATAACTACGTGTGCCATTATTGTCCTGG TGGCAACATCGAAGGTATAGTACAATACCCGTACCGCGTAGGCCCTCCCTGCGGAGATTGCCCCGACCACTGCGTCTCTGGCCTATGCACTAACATGTGCATGGAAAAAGATCATTACTCCAACTGCGATGAACTGGCAGGCATGAAGATCCCAGACTTATGTACGCAGGGTGTATGCAATGCTACTTGCGCTTGCCAAGGGAAGATACATAAAAACTACCCGTTTGTTTAG